The nucleotide sequence ATTTGCAACTCAGCATGtgttcatttcacacacacatacacacactgtactgcattCTCAAATATGGTTAGTGTCCCTAACAAATTTTCTTgttgcatatttattttatttttacaaattgCTGCTTTCACTTTTGCAGAGATGAGGCATTATTAAACTTACTCAAGCTAATTTATACTAACTTAATTTCTAGAAGGAGATTTTAATTCTTAGTTTGTCTATGGATATATAGGATAAAGGTTTTGTTCTGGGGCAAAATATGAAAGGAAACCATTTGAGTGATGTCTAAGCTCTTCCATTTTCTAATGTTTGGCCTCCAAATGTGGGATAAGGGTTTCAAGCTCCTAAATTCTAGCTGATAACCTTCCTCTTGCTACACCAAGTCGGATTCCACTACACATTGCTCTCTGTATTCCTTCACCAGCTCCACTTTCAAGGTCTCCCTGAAGAAATCCGCCATGGGTTTCCATAGTGGTGGGTCCAGGAAAACCTGGCACATCACGTGGCCCTTCAGTGTGCTAGTGTGGCACCTCAGGTGACATAGGACCTGCTGCACAGCCAGAGCCAGATCTTTGCCAAACATGTCAATGTTGAGGTAGTACCAGTCTTCACCAATCGGTACATGAAAGGGGAAAGTGCACAAGCTGACCATAGATGGGCAACAGGTGTCATCCACCATCCAATCAATGCCTTTCTTCAACAGGATCTCCATGTTGCTGGGCATGGGCTTGAAGGGCTGCCAGTCTTGCACAATGGTGCCATTGGGTAGTACATCCTGCATTGCCTCACTGCTCAAAAAAAGTTGCTGGACATCTGTGGCATCTAACCTCACTGGGATGCTGGAAGGAGCCAGGCCATCTCCTTCAATACCCACATTAATCCCGACATCAGTGAGGCGTAACTTTAGGTCTTCAGCACTGAAGCGTACCAGCAGGATTCCCTTTAAACAGGAGTTTCATGAACGTGTGAGAgaacatacagtacagtatgaCTTGATCAGCACTGTCTCCTACCCACCAAATTTTTGAAGAATTAAAGCATTtacataatgaaaataaaatgattgagACTACCTACAAATGCAAAATTGTATATAAAAATTCTCATGCTTGCACGCTCAAGACCTGCTTAGTAGCAGCCATTCTTTGATGAGAATTTCATCAGTTATCTGTTATCGGTTTTATCTATGTTTTGTTGCTTGCCCTGAATGGTACATTAGTGATCTTACCATCATAATCAAAAACAGTACAAGTGTGACATTTTGCAACAGTAGTAGCCCAAGCAGTTGGTCGTAATTtccagattttttaaaattcagccTGGTTAGGTATGTGACAGTCAATACAATATATTTACTTATCCATTGCAAGAAAGTTGAGTAAGGAATGTTTGATAGTAGGGTTCTatcaatataaaatgtatttgatAAAGTTGCgaaatttacaaaatattttggtTAACTAAATGTTAATTTAACTGCTTATTTTGTTATCATGATCTATCACTGTTGTCACTTACTTGAGTACTCATGTTCACCCCTACCTGTTTAGTGATAAGCCTGTACTTCTGGAAGTCCTTGGGACCCAGCTGGTCATCTCTTGTCAGTCTGGTCACTTTAACTTCAGGATACTTGGACTTAATAAGTTGAGAACAGAAGCGGAGCAGCACCCGCGCAACTCCCTTGCCCCTCTCCTGAGGGGCTACACGGAGACCTTCCACCAGCATAGTTTCTCCATCGTCAATAATACATACTGACTCAAGTGCAATCtggaaaatgcaaaacaaaacacgGGTGTTTATACATGTACTAACAATGAGAAAAACTTTTTGTTTTGGTAAGCTttgaatatctttttttttttaaaaaaatgaattaaatataactaGGTACCAATAGTACTATTCAATATTGTTAATTTTACCTGCTTAGGTTCCAGTGAAATTACCATGCAATGCCTAACAATACATGTGATTGTGTAAATAATTGTAATCTTACCACTTTGCCTTGCTTGCGAGCAAGGATTACAGTACGATTTGTCTCCTGCAACCAGGCCTGATAGCGAGTGGGAAGGTAGTCTAGACCACCATAGATATCCTGGCTTATGGCCATGATGTCATCAAAGTCTTCCTCAGTAGCCACAGTGAACTGTAGTCCAGTATGAGGAGGCACCTCAGGGAGGCAGGTCAGGCTGTTTTCAATCTTCATTGTTTATTGCTGGCAGTGAAGCAAGACAGGAATAAACTTCATTGGTTTCCTATTCCTGTTATCTTTTGCATGATTAAATGCATCTAACATAtagctactgtatatattaaGTGTATGTAgtttacattaaacattaaagtaATTCATGACACCGAGTTTTTTTAAGAAGATTCCTCAGAACTGCTTAACCACAAGAAAACATTTGTATACACGTGTGATTAGCCTAAGAATGATTGCTGCTCCATGTAAAGTCTGCTTCGTGCTAAATGGTATGATGATAAATAATACATTCACATAATTAGTGGTAACTCTGAACCATCCTGCCCTACTTCTCACCAGTGTATATCTATAGGTTTTTCATTCATTGTTGAAATGTGATAAACATTCATTAGTGTTGCCTTAATCTAATACATATTACTGTGGGGTTTTAATAGTCTACTGGTTTCTGAGATTGTGTTGGGGATATAGCCCTTGAAAGCATTCTTTTGGCAGCTTATTTGGGTGCTGCACAATAACATGTCACGTAACAAAAATTCCATTAACGATTTATtcacagacagtcagacaacATGGAATGATTTCCAGCCAATATAAATGGAAGGGCAGACAAAAGACTATTTGCCCTTGCATTTATATTGTATAGTGGTCATTTAACTTATAATATGTCTGTACAATCAATGGCTTATTTGCTGTCCATACAGCTTATCGTGAAATAACTAACTGTAACCCTTTATAATCCCAAATTCATTTAGTCCAAACAATTCAGGGATATCTAAAGCCAACGGTTATATCAAATGtctaattaaatgtattttacttaaaactaaataactaaagaCTCCATagcaattatttatttcagtggaaaTCAAATGGTTGACATTAAAAACTGTAAAAGATAAAAGTCCAAAATCCACCCATGGGAATGTGAGTACACATGTTGTTGTCATGAACTGCACATCAATGAAAACCCAAACTTTCATATACTAAATATATATGATTGTGTTATCTATACAATTATACTGATAAGTGTGACTCAGCTATGCATTTTGGATAGATGCCAGACAGTAGCAGGAGGGGTGACTGCACAAATTTCATTAAAGGGACATCTACCGTCAACCAATCTTAACATGCTAGTAATATTGTTATAAAATACCTTTATGACAGTGATGCTAGTAATAGGGGAAtttggttttatattattaaaaatattgtgTTGTCTATCCAGGGATGGAAAAAATATGATACACTGTGGGTTCATTTCATCTCACTCTATATGGTACATTGTATATGGTTGAGATAACAATAAAGAGCTACTTGACTTGGCCTGACTTGAAAGCATAATTAGATGCTGGCTTATTGTTAACTGTATACATTATGACCTGATCATGTGAATGACTTTGCAGTATTTTTGGAGGCATCACCACCTAGCCAAGAATTGCACAGGGACAGTAAATCGGTCACTGCAGCATTTTGACTTTGTCATCATTAATCACTGTATCTTTGTCTTTTCAACACAAGTTAATACAGGCATTTTTTGGGAGAAAATGAACAGACTTTAATTGATGCATAATTACCTTGTTTTGACTATTATCTTTAGAAAGGTTATAACAACCACTGATCAATTTCTTAACAAGACTCATAATCTCATAATTCACATTACTGCTAAAAGGTCCATAtaacaaaatctctctctttcatatatatttaaaaaaaatcgaaATAAAACATACTGAAGATAAATAATCTAACAAGCTTTAATGCAATGCCCTGATgcaaataatacattttgaaaGTACAGTTTCAAGAATACATGCTTATACACATAATATCTGACATACATGCTCACACAATCCACTGTGAACCATCCCccaacagctctctctctctttatctctctttctctctctctctctatctcacacacacacacatacacacacacacacacacacaaggggaGAATTAGAAGACAATCCAACATGATACTGTTCACAGAATTGATCTTTAATCACTATTTAAGGCTCCTGTTCGGTCTCAGAAATCTCCACCCACTGGGAATGACATCAGCGACATATCTTCATAATTCACCTTAAGTGATCTCTTCAAGCAAAGCTTCCAATTTTATTAGAATATGCTGGCTGAGCAAATCCGAGAATAGTGTCAGAAACTGATATGCGTTCTGTCATGATCTACTCAACAGAAACAGCTGCTCAAGACTCAATGATCCCTGCAATATTATCCCTTTCAAAAAAATGATGTTTAGCGATTTAAGCTCGATAGTTGCATGtgtatactttatatatttaattagtCGGATGCCGGTCAGACACTTGCGTTACTCATGGCTACAAGACGCACAAAGTGCATTGATACATTAATCAATGAAGGAAAACCACAAAGTCAAACCACCATGGCTTTTCCGATGATCTACGATATAgacctcattcacacacataccacacacagtTTAAACATCAATTAATACGTCTCCTGTAGACATGTTAGCCATCTCCTTCCAGTCCCGGTAAAATTCCACACAAAATGGCCGTTGGGGGTGGTGGTGTCGAGGAGGGGATGGGGGGGAGATATAACGGAGAAaatcaaatgaattaaatgatcCTTGAAAGATTAAAAAACGTACacgaaaaaaaaacacataatcgGATACAAATTTTTTGATTACGTAccgtttgtcacatatacaaatGTTTTACTATTTGTCCTTTGATGTGCTGTAGGACATCACTGTGGATGTCAccgtggaaaaaaaaagggataagAGAGAAATCGTTAACGGAATTTTACCCACCTTGAAAGGCGCTTGGAGGGCGTTTGCGGTTGGTGCAGGTTTGCTGGGATGAAAACTGGCCACGGGCAGACACGCAGGTGCTGAATAAATGCAGGTTTAAAGTGCCCCTCAGCTGCAGAGATAATTTTAAACCGGGTCTGCACAGGCTCTCAGTATGTCACTTTAGACCACTCCCACCACCCCCTATACACTATAGAGTCAGAGAGAcgtaatccatccatcctctctctctctcgctctctctctctctctgtctctctgtggaTGCTGCAGATCacggaaaaaaaacctttttggaACGTTATTTCCGGTTTCCATGtggaatttctttctttctcttcctttctttctttctttctttctttctttctttctttctttctttctttcatctatTTCTCTTAAAACCAAAGtaggtgttttttatttttattttttttttagaattgatagaatattaaatactaaaatactACAGTAGATTACACACAGGTATAAAATAATGACGAGAACACTATATGgacaaaggtttgtggacacctgaccgaCATGCCTATATGACCTTATGGTGAGCTGGTTAGAGTTAAAGTGCCCAAGCTAAATTATCAAAGATCAAAAGATATGGTTGCTTGAGGCCAATATGGTTGCAGAGGGCCTATGGACAAATCTACAGGTAGATTATGTTAGTCCATTTTCAGCAGTGAAGGGAGGATATAGatacatgtttgtttatttgtttgtttatttttgtggatAAGGCTAGTCTGTTAGAGTGAGACACTATCCACTCAGGAAGATACTGCTCTGATATAACCAAAATGACTGTTAAATGACTTTAGGACTCAGGattattgctaagataagaaatataatgtcactacatgatgcagaaaaagaTAATTGAATGCCTTTTGAGTCTTTCGCTTTTTGAATGCCttgctgtctggatgttccagtaggtgcACAAACACGCTTCATTTAGTTCAGAAGGCAGATATGACCACATCACCCCTATCTTATCCACACTCCATTGGCTCCCAGTTATTGACCATATTCCGTATTGAccataaaatactactactgacCTATAATCAGACTTCTAGTCTTTTATGACCCAGCATGTTTACTTCAATCAAAAACTGAAGGCTTCAGCAGGTGCCAGAGATTTTTCTTACATGATCCCACAGTTATAGAACAGCCTTTCAACTGGTGTTCAGGACTAGTTTAAATCTAGGCTGAAACCATATTTGTTTAGTAAAATCTCAATAGTTTTTTCTTTGATAAAGGGACAGATTAAGGGCTTGGATGTTTGGATGTTGTCCACAAAATCTCACAAGTTCTGTCAGGTTTGTTCATAGTGGAGTGGCATCATCATAACCCTTTGCTATGGCCCCAAGTTTCTGTCATGATGGGATTACACAATTGGTCATTATGCTGCTGTTAGGGCAAAATGggaaaaggttaaaaaaaatggggaaggtTAAAAAAGTTCACATCAGATGAGCAATCATAAACGCTAGACTTAAGAATTGGAAGGAAGGTTTACAATGAGCTCACATATATTTTGGTGGTCCTAAGTCATCCCCACAGAGCCCAAGAGATGCCGCTGTTGCCTACATCTCCGCCAAACGCGTTTTAAAGGCTATTATCCTTTTTGGCCTTTCTAGCGATTCGTTTCAAAGGTCCATAGACAGCTACGAGTTGTGTTTTGACTTAGCAACAGTTTTATTATTCACCATAAGCTTGGTaagtttaaattaataataaacattgatttttttcattgttgTATTTTGTGTAAATTCGCACAATGGTGCAATTTCGTTTGAAGCGCTTTAGCTTCATTAGCTGGCTAATCCTAGCTACTTCGCACGCTAGCATTTAGCATGAACGTATTAGTGGTCCGCTTTTCTTATAACAAATAATTTATTGTAAAGCATGTGTAGTTATAGCGCAGAATCGTGTCCTCTGAATCAATCTGTTAAATCGTAgatatcattaacagtgttggAAAGTCATTCTGTGGAGCACAGGAGAGGAGATATAGCATCTCGatgcatatataatatatgtacgtgtacatatacagtatggacaaatcaaggtccataaatacatgtatgagcgagtttggtgtggaggaacttgactggcctttGTGATGAaatagagtggagactgcgagccaggtcaaaactgggatgcctgcctttacctgcacacgAATGTAATATGTAGTttgcccgccctttgcagctataacataTCTTATATAACATATCTTATGtatcttctgggaagactttccacaaggtttaggagtgtgtttatgagaatttttgaccattcctctagaagtgcatttgtgaggtcaggcactgatgttggatgagaaggcctggctcacagtctccgctctaattcatcccaaaggtgttctatcaggtttaGGTCAGGTCTCcgaagttcatccacaccaaactcgctcatccatgtctttatggaccttgctttgtgcactggtgtacagtcatgttggaacaggaaggggtcatccccaaactgttccacaaagttgggagcatgaaattgtccaaaatgtcttggtatgctgaagcattaagagttcctttcactggaagtaagaGGCCAagcacaacacctgaattcaatgatttggaggggtgtctcaaaacgcttggcaatatagtgtatatataatgtacatgtaaagtaaatgtaaacCCCTTCTTTGTAGTTTGACCAAAACTTCACTTTAAGTGTACAGCTCGGTACTCTATGAAATGTGATTAAGTAATAATGTGTGCATTCTTTCAGGCATTATGAAGCCTCCATCTCGTCGCCGGAACATACCATCTCgttttttagaaataaagaaGACTGAACCAGTAAACAGGTTTCGTCCTGGGTACAATCGCCTGGAACAGCGGAGTCTTCTGCTTGCCTTGAAACAACAGAAAAGGTTAAAGACAGAATTGGATTTTTTGGCACTTCGGAAGAAAGTTCCCAAATGGTCTCTGCTTCAGGTACAGATTCCACAATGAAACACTGGTctgataaagataaaaatactgtaaaaattgTTAGCCTGTAATACcattattgtgtttgtttttagatACAGAACATGATAAAGTTTTTGAAGCAGTGTGTGGTGAAGCGGGTGTATCTGCAGGTCCAAAAACAGAGACGtgaggaacaaaaaaacaaagtaccAATTGAATTATGGGCAGAACTAGCACAGGAAATGGCTGGAAACAATGTGGAAACAATATCTTCTGCCTTCTCTCAAGTATGTGATCATGGAAATGTGTGCGATCGTAGTAGAAGAGATTTCTGATTTTCTTCTGTTTGTGATACTGCAATAGTACTGTAATAGAAGGAATATTTTTAAAGAGTCTGTCACttagatttgtgtgtatatgtacatgccTATACACAGTGGGGTCCAGAAGTCTGAGATTGCATTAAAAATCTGTCCTTTTTCATGAAAAgttgtaaatgaataaacaatattaaaaaagtATACAAAGTTCTgcactattttttttatgtcaaaTAACAAATGTGTGATTTGGACCATTTTAGATTTGTACAAAatgtcagattttcctcatgtctcaTTTCTCATGTTCAGGCAATACACCAGTGGATTTGAGTTGAACAAACCACATACCAAGAAAAtctgaaattcatgtaaatatttagaAGATTCTACTTTTGATTCAAGTAGAAGGTAGAATATAAGGATTTtcactagtggtctcagacttcCATACCCCACTGTATCTTCATCTTCTAAACATGTATTTTGGGTGGAGGAATTTTATTGAATTGACTTTTCTGTTTTAGATGTTGGTAATTGCTGCCACAGAGCCCTGCAGCCTCAACCACTCAGATCCTCCACGTCCTACTGACTCTCAAAGTCCTCTAGCCAGCGGTTTGCGCACTATACCGCTGAGGCCGATGCCTAAATCCCACACTGGCTCACCTTCTCCAGTGATAGTTGTACCTGAACAGGCCAGTAAAACGCCTCAGTTACGTGGGAAGAATGCAGCTACCGATCCTTCTGCCCAAACCACCACAGTAACATCGCCCTCTAGTGTTGCTGAAGAAGTGCAAAGTGAGTTACTGGAAAAAACTGAGGCAGACAAAGACCCATCCACATCAGCCACCCCTAAATCACTCTTAAGTCAACCTGTCTCTAAACCAACACTACCAGTGCCTGCTTCAAGTACTGTGTCTACTACTGTACCCTCACTCACATCAGACTGTTGTCAGCCAGGTAAGCAACATGAAAGTGGGCTCTCTGAGCAAGTCTGGCAACACAGACCATTGGGGATGAAGAGTGTTGTGGATTTTGAAAAGATATACCAATTCATCAGCAACATCGTTCTGAATAAACCTACTCGGCCTCTTACTGCTATGGGTATGTATTTTTCCTATAACAATTTATGTCTACatgttaattttattaattttatattttgtttattaatggcCCTGTTTTATCCCAACACTTCTTATATGAATTCTCTGTGTGTGCACACTACAgtcaaccataacattaaaaccacctacctaatattgtgtaagCCACCTTTGTCACTGATCTGCCGAGGTGTCTGAAGATGTGCAGTGTTATTATAATTTGGGCCTTGTCAGAGTCACTTGGATCTTTATTCTTGCACATTTTTCCTACTTCCAACAGATGAGATTTGAGAACGGACTGTTCACATGATGCTTAATGTATTCTGTAATCTTGTGCCATTGCAAAGAGATAATCATTGTTCACCTGTTGGTGGgcttaatgttatggctaatctctgtgtgtgtgtgtgtgtgtgtgtgtgtaaagtatcCAAAAATTACAATCTTCTgatattgtttgttttaataatctAAGAAAGTGCAGTGTTTTTGGACCTGTTGATGTCTTTGCCTGAAGAGCTCCCCTTGCTGGACTGTAAGAAACTGCAGCATCATTTGCTTCAAGTGCATGCCCATCTGAACACGCCTGCAGCGAGGCTCAGTGAAGATCAGGGACCTGCAGTCGAAACTTCAGCTTCAACCAGAGAACCAGAACAGCGAACCACTTATCAGCATGTTACAGGACCTGATATCTCTTTACAGAGTGTACAGTCTACAAGGAAAGAGATTGTTCAGAAAGGACCAGTAACTGAGCAAGTGAAGGACACAGAATCACCATTAGTTGCTGAAGGTTTTGCGGGTCAATCATCTGCAATAAAGCTTTCAAAAGTCAGAGGTGATTGGGCCTCTGCTGGCCTATGTCCACTAAATCCATTTATGGTGCCAGTAGCCCATCTGAAACGGAAGTAACCCAAGGAACTTGCAAAAGCAGCTCTAGTTTATTTCAAAACTGTTGAGACTGACtgtattttaaaattatatttcttttaGGAAATAATATACAACCTGCCTTTTTTTCAAAGTGCATTGGATATGATGACAGCACTAtggtttttttgtctttttagtTATCAAACACTTGTAcacagatatttttatttatccattcCAGCTGACATCTGCCATTCTAGTGTGCTGTTTACAGAAAATGTTTGCTAAGAGAATTGTGTGGATCAAAGAAGTGTGGCTCTTTATTCAAGTATGTGTGGAAGTATGAGTGGAAGTTCAAACGTTTTGCTTACAGTCAGGTATTTCCTAATGGTGTGACATACTGATGTTTAAAATGATGCAAATTACGTTCAGTTGACCTCTGTCACTCTACACAGTTCCAAGTAAGAGAAGTGTTATAATTAAAGTTTTGATTTAATCAGATATTTTCCATGTATTATGACtgtcataaaataaaacagcccAACAGTTACATTAAAGTTCTAACATAGCCAGACACGTCATTATGTTTCATTGCCCTGTCTTCTAGATTACCATCTATGGACTGTAATATTGCAACTGTAATATAATTTTATGCCTTCTCAGTGAAATGAAACCTTAACATTCCTCAGGTAGTTACTGCTAGGTTTCACTAAAGGTATGAGGTGTATATGTAGGCTATTTCTTTTCCAACACGTGCAGATGCAAAAGAGATGCTGTAAAAATTGGAATGTAAATTGGAGGATTGTGATAAATTCACATAGTGTCCTCTGAAATTATGAGCCTGAGATCAAAACGTGTTTTAGaggatagatcagaatttcagcttttgtttcttttttaccaTCTCGATGTGTTAAACAAATTAGAAAATGTCATCTTTGCTGAGCAGAAATAAGCAGAATTATTGGAACAAATAGTGTCAGTTTAGACTTTTCAGTAAATCTGCTTCTTGACAATGACCATTGTTAAAattgctatacaaataataCAGAACTTAATGTGTTGCACATCTCTTGCTATAACTGCATCAAACAGACTACCTAGTTACATGACAAAAACTGTCTTTCAATTTCGACTATCATTTAGAAGTCCTTtgctgtgtttgcagtgtgttttGGCTCGTTGTTCTTTTCTGAAGTTCTTTCCAATTAGATTTGATGCATTTCTCCATAAATTAGCAAACAGAATGTTTGTGTAGACTTGTGCATTCATTCTGCTACCACCATGAGTTACATCATTAATAAATGGTAGTCAGTCTGTtacagaagcagccatgcatgCCCAAGCCATGACAGTACCTCCACCTGTTGTA is from Hemibagrus wyckioides isolate EC202008001 linkage group LG07, SWU_Hwy_1.0, whole genome shotgun sequence and encodes:
- the nat16 gene encoding histidine N-acetyltransferase; protein product: MKIENSLTCLPEVPPHTGLQFTVATEEDFDDIMAISQDIYGGLDYLPTRYQAWLQETNRTVILARKQGKVIALESVCIIDDGETMLVEGLRVAPQERGKGVARVLLRFCSQLIKSKYPEVKVTRLTRDDQLGPKDFQKYRLITKQGILLVRFSAEDLKLRLTDVGINVGIEGDGLAPSSIPVRLDATDVQQLFLSSEAMQDVLPNGTIVQDWQPFKPMPSNMEILLKKGIDWMVDDTCCPSMVSLCTFPFHVPIGEDWYYLNIDMFGKDLALAVQQVLCHLRCHTSTLKGHVMCQVFLDPPLWKPMADFFRETLKVELVKEYREQCVVESDLV
- the snapc2 gene encoding snRNA-activating protein complex subunit 2; translated protein: MKPPSRRRNIPSRFLEIKKTEPVNRFRPGYNRLEQRSLLLALKQQKRLKTELDFLALRKKVPKWSLLQIQNMIKFLKQCVVKRVYLQVQKQRREEQKNKVPIELWAELAQEMAGNNVETISSAFSQMLVIAATEPCSLNHSDPPRPTDSQSPLASGLRTIPLRPMPKSHTGSPSPVIVVPEQASKTPQLRGKNAATDPSAQTTTVTSPSSVAEEVQSELLEKTEADKDPSTSATPKSLLSQPVSKPTLPVPASSTVSTTVPSLTSDCCQPGKQHESGLSEQVWQHRPLGMKSVVDFEKIYQFISNIVLNKPTRPLTAMESAVFLDLLMSLPEELPLLDCKKLQHHLLQVHAHLNTPAARLSEDQGPAVETSASTREPEQRTTYQHVTGPDISLQSVQSTRKEIVQKGPVTEQVKDTESPLVAEGFAGQSSAIKLSKVRGDWASAGLCPLNPFMVPVAHLKRK